TCTTCTTGTTTGAGAGGGCAAAAAGATTCACTCTTGTTATAATCAAATGAGTTAGGctcatttttcatattttagcTTTTTCATTATTAGTTGAACTTTGGAGTTCATCTAAAATGTCAAAAGTAAACATAACTACTCAACAATCTCTCCTTTATCTTTAATTTGAGTTTTGCTACCTTCGATTATATTAAAAAAGTTTATGCAAGGATAAACTAGTCAACTATTGGTTTAGTCATCTAAGTGGTTCATAAGCTCAAATTCTCTCATTTGCGGTTGaacaaaaatgataataataataataataacaacaaaaataaTATGTATAAAATCAATTTTTATCCTAAGTTTATATAGTTGTATCAATTTTAatcataaaattttaattacatTAAATTATACCTCAAAACTTatataaaacttaaaaaatattacaattttaatCGATCTCATGGGATTTTactttatatattatttagaaGAACTTACTTGTGTTTAACGAATTATACAGACAAATATACAATATGTAATGGATGaaatcaaagaagaaaaaggaaaaagaaaagtgctttaaagttaaaattttagttGATTGAGTTATTCACTGATTAATTTGTAAATTTGCTAAGCTTACGATAGTGGAAGTAATTTGCTTGCATGTGACATCGAGAAATCGAATATTGTAGAGTTGAGAATTGCATTATTTTTCTACCCAAaagataattttgtttttttcttctcgtTGTTAATACAACCTTGTTTTAACTTAATGATCACTAATCTTCATATGATTTTTTTGCATTATTTCCGATTGTGCTTAtaaagtatatcaaaatattaaatgatCTTGAACTGTtgtcttgttttttcttttttttttttttctttttttttttaatttttactaAAAGGAAATATTGAGGGTAAAAGTGGTATTTAACATTCCATGAGGAAGGTGTGTTTCAAATTTCACACCTTTACTCCGATTGGATCATACTTTCATCGGATTTCTCATCTGGGTGTGTTTCAATTTGTCAAAAACCACTTCTTCATTATTGAATCGGTAGCCGCTTCTCCGTTTTCCAGTTTGTAGTTGGAAGCCATAGCTATTTCTCTCAAGAACACATGACTTACGTCTTGATTTTGGTCCATGGTTATGTCTCTTCTTCCTGAGGAGACACCCAGAACATGCTCTCGCACTTTCTTCCACTCGTTCGAAGAGCCTTCCCcttcaaattccaaatttcaaGAAGAATGCTGACCATAGTTCTCTTCAACCAATTTCTGTAATGGCCGTCAGAGCCTTTTCCTCCAAATTCCATATCTCCATTTCACTCTTCTCCTCTCTCTTAAGAACCAATCGTTTCGCTCACCAACGTTCATTCACTTCTCTCTCTACAGCAGCACCTGCAGGATCAGACCCATCACTTCCATTTCTTGTCAGTGAGATATCTCGCATCCTCAGCGACCGTAGAAGCCCTCACCATGACTTGGAACTCGGCCTCTCCTCCTTCTCCTCCAATGTATCCACTGACCTCGTCGAGCAAGTTCTCAAAAGGTGCAAGAATATTGCTTTCTCCGCTCACAGGTTCTTCCTCTGGGCTAAACGAATTCCGGGTTTTGAACCCAGCGACGACAGCTATCATATTGTCGTTGACATCTTGGGAAGCAGTGGACAATTCGCTATTTTGTGGGATTTTCTTATAGAAATAAGGGAGAGTAGGTCCTCTATGATCACCCATGAGCTTTTCTGGCGTGTTTTCACAGCTTATAGCAGGGCTGATTTGCCTCAAGATGCCATTCGAGCTTTCAATCGAATGGGGGAGTTTGGGATGAGGGCTGGTGTTGATGATCTTGACAAGCTCTTGCATATTCTATGCAAGAGGAAACATGTGGCTCATGCTCAACAGTTTTTTGATAAAGTTAAGAGTGGGTTTAATCCGAGTGTGAAAACTTACAGCATTTTGACTAGGGGTTGGGGCGTTGTGGGTGATTCAAACAATGCCCAGAaggtgtttgatgaaatgcGGGAACGAGGTTGTTTGATTGATGTGCTTGCTTACAATAGTCTCTTGGAAGCTCTTTGCAAAGGTGGGAAAAGGGACGAAGCGTACAAGATGTTTCAGGAGATGGGTTCAAATGGCGTTGTCCCAGATGCTGATACGTATTCAATTTTCATCCGCTCAAGTTGTCAAGAAAATGATTTGCATACGGTTTATAGGGTCCTAGAAAGAACGAAGAGACAAAACCTTCTCCCTAATGTGTTTACTTATAATTGTATTATCAAGAAGCTTTGTAAAGATCAAAAGGTGGAAGAAGCTTACCAACTTTTGGACGAAATGATTGAGAGAGGAGTTACTCCAGATACATGGTCTTACAATGCAATCCAAGCTTATCATTGTGATCATAGCGAGGTCAATAGTGCTCTTAACTTGGTAAAGAGAATGGATAGGGACAAATGTGTTCCTGATAAACATACTTACAATATGGTTCTGAAATTACTAGTAAGGGTGGGAAGATTTGACAGAGCCAATGAAGTGTGGGAAAGTATGGGAAAGAGAGGATTTTACCCTTCTGTTTCAACTTATGCTGTCATGATTCATGGTTTCTGCAAGAAAAAATGGAAGTTAGAAGAAGCATGTAAGTACTTTGAAATGATGATTGATGAGGGAATACCTCCATATATCGCTACTGTTGAGTTGTTGAGGGACCGACTTTTGGGGATAGGGTTCAAGGATCAGGTTGCGATACTTGGTGACAAAATGAAACGAAGCACTTCTTGCTCCATACAAGAGCTTGCAAACGTGATGAGTGGTGGAAAATGTCGCGAGGCTCAGTCGACGTTAAAAAATGAAGAGACGGAGCTTGAAAGTGACTGAAGTATAGAGTGTCAGCCAGAGGCATCTTTGTATACAAAAGATTAAATTACATCAACCTTCCAAATACGGGCTTTTTGTAATTTAGTAACACCTAGAGTAGGGGAGGGATCCAGATTTGGATGTTGTTCACCACATAATTTGATTGATTCACGGTGATTTTgctaaaaataaaacattttgtTTCAAAAGACAAATTTTATCTTAGCTCCGTTTGTAAGATTTGAATGttgtttgaaatttatttttcagaCTTGTTACTGTTCTAGTGGTTTACATCCTTATTTTACCtttgttttccttttaaaactcgagaacaagtttttctttttttagtgaTACAATAGTGTAGTAGGAATTAGGATATTATGATCAAATCCTTAATTTATTAGGATTAgtattagtttcttttattaattagtattaaggttagtttatttttcaaacac
This region of Cucumis melo cultivar AY chromosome 7, USDA_Cmelo_AY_1.0, whole genome shotgun sequence genomic DNA includes:
- the LOC107990307 gene encoding pentatricopeptide repeat-containing protein At1g52640, mitochondrial, whose protein sequence is MAVRAFSSKFHISISLFSSLLRTNRFAHQRSFTSLSTAAPAGSDPSLPFLVSEISRILSDRRSPHHDLELGLSSFSSNVSTDLVEQVLKRCKNIAFSAHRFFLWAKRIPGFEPSDDSYHIVVDILGSSGQFAILWDFLIEIRESRSSMITHELFWRVFTAYSRADLPQDAIRAFNRMGEFGMRAGVDDLDKLLHILCKRKHVAHAQQFFDKVKSGFNPSVKTYSILTRGWGVVGDSNNAQKVFDEMRERGCLIDVLAYNSLLEALCKGGKRDEAYKMFQEMGSNGVVPDADTYSIFIRSSCQENDLHTVYRVLERTKRQNLLPNVFTYNCIIKKLCKDQKVEEAYQLLDEMIERGVTPDTWSYNAIQAYHCDHSEVNSALNLVKRMDRDKCVPDKHTYNMVLKLLVRVGRFDRANEVWESMGKRGFYPSVSTYAVMIHGFCKKKWKLEEACKYFEMMIDEGIPPYIATVELLRDRLLGIGFKDQVAILGDKMKRSTSCSIQELANVMSGGKCREAQSTLKNEETELESD